The DNA segment CATACATATATTTATCCTTAAAAGTCCCTCCGGAGGCGGGTCTTCGACAAGAGAAAAAAGTATCCCAGATCGGAATAATGGGTTAATTTCGAAAAAAATTCTCTGAGCTACGCATTCAGAAGCAGACACCAAATTCACCTTGGCGCCAGCCGGCGCTTATCGGAATTAACTTCCACCAACTGGCGAACGATCTCAGAAATATTCATGGATCCTCACATCAATTTGAATAAATTTTTTTTCCATTGACTTTGTCATTTAAATTCAGTACATTCTGGCTTGTAAATTCGTAAAAATCTCTATTGCAATTTCAAGATTCTGCCCAATTATTTGCCGGCAGTTCGTGTGCTGCCACGATGATTGGGCTTTTTTTTAATTCATAGACACATTTAGTATTTTGAGGCTTTAACATGACAACATTTGAAAAAATCGGTATTGAATCTAAATTAGCAGAAGGTATCGCTGACCTCGGTTTTGAAAACCCCATGCCAATTCAGGAGAAAGTCATCCCGGTTTTGCTGAAGGAAAAAAGAGACATCATCGCGCTGGCGCAGACAGGAACCGGTAAAACCGCCGCTTTCGGCTTGCCTTTGATTCAATTAATCAATCCGAACTTTAATAAACCGCAAGTGCTCATTCTCTCGCCGACGCGGGAACTGTGCTTACAGATCACCAATGATCTGAAAAACTACGCCAAGCACATCCGCGGTTTGAATATCGTCGCCATTTACGGCGGCGCTGATATGGGCAGACAAATTCGCGCGCTGGGCGACGGGGCGCACATTATCGTTGCCACGCCCGGCAGAATGGACGATCTGCTTAACCGAAGAAAAAAAGTTGACACTTCTGCCATCGAAACAGTGGTACTGGACGAGGCCGATGAGATGTTGACCATGGGCTTCAAAGATGAGTTGGACGCCATTCTTGAGCAAATGCCGGAAACGAAAAACACGCTGTTGTTTTCCGCCACCATGTCCGGTGAAGTCAGGCGTATCAGCAAAAATTACATGGTCGCGCCGCTGGAAATATCTGTCGGCGATCGCAATGTGGGCGCGGAAAATGTCGACCACATCTGCTACCAGGTGCACGAAAAAAATCGCTACCAGGCGCTGAAACGAATCGTTGATTTTCATCCGAGCATTTACGGCATCATCTTTTGCCGCACCCGCGAAGAGACCAAACAGGTGGCTAAAAAATTAATGCACGACGGTTACAACGCCGACGCGCTGCACGGCGATCTTTCGCAGGCGCAACGGGAAACAGTGATGCAAAAATTTCGCATTAAAAATCTGCAACTGCTCACCGCGACCGACGTTGCCGCGCGGGGGCTGGACGTGAAAGATTTGACGCATATTATTAATTACAACCTGCCGGACGAGGCAATTTTGTACATTCACCGCAGCGGCAGAACTGGTCGCGCCGGACAAAATGGCGTTTCCATTGCGATTACTAATCTGCGCGAAAAGGCGAAAATCACTAAAATCGAACGGCTGTTGAAGAAAAAATTTCAAACGCTGCCGGTGCCCACGGGCAAAGAAATTTGCGAAAGTCAATTGCTCAACATCGTTGACAGACTGGAGAAAGTTGAGATTGATGAAGCTGAAATCAACAATTTTTTGCCTGCCGTACAGGAGAAATTGGCGCATCTTAATCGCGATGAAATCATCAAACTTCTCATTGCCAGGGAATTCAATCAATTTCTAAATTATTACAAAGATGCGGATGATTTGAAGACGCCTGTGGCAAGTGAGAGAAGTTCAACAACGCGGTCGCAAAAGCGGGAGAAATTCGACAACTTCCCGGGAGATCGTTCGCGCACTCGAATCAAATCTAATTACCGGCGCGATAGATCGGAGAAAGGTTTCGCCAGATTTTACATCAATTTGGGTGAGAAAGACCGGCTCACGCCGCCGGAACTCATCGGACTGGTGAACCGCAGCACGCGGAACAGAAACATCAACATCGGCAAAATCGACATCCTGCGGAAATTTTCGTTTTTTGAAGTGGATGAAATGTATACCGATGATGTACTGGACGGTTTTAAAAATATGATTTTTAACAAAAGAAATGTCATCGTGGAAATCACCAACGGCGAAAAAATCGAAAAAAGACCTGTGCCTTCTTTTCATCAAAAGAGAAAAGACGCCAAGCGAAAAAAAGCGAAAGCGTGGAGCTATTGAGGAAATGCTTTGCCCGAAGTTGATTTAAGATAGAAAAATTTTGACCGGATTTGCAGAATTAACCGGGCTTCATTAAAATAGCTGAATTATCTCGAAAAGTAATCATTCTGCTATTGCCAATACTTTGCTTTTTCTTGATCTCCCGGATAATCACTGATTTCTGTATTTCTTTTTTAATCTGGTCAATCATGTAAATCCTGTCGAAATGTCTTTTAAAAATAATTTAGACCCAATTTAATAGGAACACTTTGCAATGCGAAAAAAT comes from the Calditrichota bacterium genome and includes:
- a CDS encoding DEAD/DEAH box helicase, which gives rise to MTTFEKIGIESKLAEGIADLGFENPMPIQEKVIPVLLKEKRDIIALAQTGTGKTAAFGLPLIQLINPNFNKPQVLILSPTRELCLQITNDLKNYAKHIRGLNIVAIYGGADMGRQIRALGDGAHIIVATPGRMDDLLNRRKKVDTSAIETVVLDEADEMLTMGFKDELDAILEQMPETKNTLLFSATMSGEVRRISKNYMVAPLEISVGDRNVGAENVDHICYQVHEKNRYQALKRIVDFHPSIYGIIFCRTREETKQVAKKLMHDGYNADALHGDLSQAQRETVMQKFRIKNLQLLTATDVAARGLDVKDLTHIINYNLPDEAILYIHRSGRTGRAGQNGVSIAITNLREKAKITKIERLLKKKFQTLPVPTGKEICESQLLNIVDRLEKVEIDEAEINNFLPAVQEKLAHLNRDEIIKLLIAREFNQFLNYYKDADDLKTPVASERSSTTRSQKREKFDNFPGDRSRTRIKSNYRRDRSEKGFARFYINLGEKDRLTPPELIGLVNRSTRNRNINIGKIDILRKFSFFEVDEMYTDDVLDGFKNMIFNKRNVIVEITNGEKIEKRPVPSFHQKRKDAKRKKAKAWSY